One stretch of Streptomyces sp. NBC_01142 DNA includes these proteins:
- a CDS encoding S8 family peptidase gives MHEMRATARRFGALIPAVALAAGLQFAGAPTAQSAPLGDLRLAPTATAVQNSWIVVLKDGTTRAADLGVTPKHTYRSVLQGFSTTMSKAKAAGLASDPRVAYVEQNATVRINETQPNATWGIDRIDQRNLPLSKTYTHNTPASNVNAYIIDTGIRTSHSEFGGRASVGTDTVGSGQNGQDCHGHGTHVAGTVGGRTYGVAKGVKLIAVRVLDCNGSGTTAGVIAGVDWVTANAKKPAVANMSLGGGANVSLDNAVKKSVASGVSYSIAAGNGNFLGLPQNACNFSPARVPEAITVGATDSSDRRGSFSNFGTCLDLFAPGVSITSAWKDNDTATNTISGTSMAAPHTAGVAALYLSAHPTATPAQVRDAVVNKATSGKVQDPRVGSPNKLLYSLF, from the coding sequence ATGCACGAGATGAGAGCCACTGCCCGTCGCTTCGGGGCGCTGATACCCGCAGTCGCCCTAGCGGCCGGTCTCCAGTTCGCCGGTGCCCCCACTGCGCAGAGCGCACCCCTCGGCGATCTTCGTCTCGCCCCCACTGCAACTGCCGTACAGAACAGCTGGATCGTCGTCCTGAAGGACGGCACGACGCGCGCCGCCGATCTGGGCGTCACGCCGAAGCACACCTACCGCAGCGTCCTCCAGGGCTTCTCCACCACGATGTCCAAGGCAAAGGCCGCCGGCCTCGCCTCCGACCCGCGTGTGGCGTATGTCGAGCAGAACGCCACGGTCCGTATCAACGAAACGCAGCCCAACGCCACCTGGGGCATCGACCGTATCGACCAGCGGAACCTGCCGCTGTCGAAGACCTACACCCACAACACCCCGGCGTCGAATGTGAACGCGTACATCATCGACACCGGAATCCGCACGTCCCACAGCGAGTTCGGCGGCCGCGCGAGCGTCGGCACGGACACGGTGGGCAGCGGCCAGAACGGCCAGGACTGCCATGGCCACGGCACCCATGTCGCGGGCACGGTCGGCGGTAGGACGTACGGCGTCGCCAAGGGCGTCAAGCTCATCGCCGTACGCGTCCTGGACTGCAACGGCTCGGGCACAACGGCCGGTGTCATCGCGGGCGTCGACTGGGTGACGGCCAACGCCAAGAAGCCGGCGGTGGCGAACATGAGCCTGGGCGGCGGGGCGAACGTCTCGCTGGACAACGCGGTGAAGAAGTCCGTTGCCTCGGGAGTCAGCTACTCGATCGCGGCGGGCAACGGCAACTTCCTCGGTCTGCCGCAGAACGCGTGCAACTTCTCCCCGGCGCGGGTCCCCGAAGCGATCACGGTCGGCGCGACGGACAGTTCCGACCGGCGGGGTTCCTTCTCCAACTTCGGCACCTGCCTGGACCTGTTCGCACCGGGCGTGAGCATCACATCGGCGTGGAAGGACAACGACACGGCGACGAACACCATCTCGGGCACCTCGATGGCTGCCCCGCACACAGCGGGCGTCGCGGCGCTCTATCTGTCGGCCCACCCGACGGCGACCCCGGCCCAGGTCCGGGACGCCGTGGTGAACAAGGCGACAAGCGGCAAGGTCCAGGACCCGCGCGTGGGTTCCCCGAACAAGCTGCTGTACTCGCTGTTCTAA
- a CDS encoding GNAT family N-acetyltransferase: MDIRRATTVAELTAAEHLYDGPARAEWAERFLAAPGHLMLIAYADGTPAGMVSGIEMLHPDKGTEMCLYELSVDEAYRRRGIGRALTEALLEVARERGCYDMWVGVDTGNDPALATYRAAGAKRDGIFTMLTWELHTG, translated from the coding sequence ATGGACATCCGGCGCGCGACCACCGTGGCCGAGCTCACGGCTGCCGAGCACCTCTACGACGGTCCGGCGCGTGCGGAGTGGGCCGAGCGGTTTCTCGCCGCACCCGGGCATCTGATGCTGATCGCGTATGCCGACGGGACACCGGCCGGGATGGTCTCGGGCATCGAGATGCTTCACCCCGACAAGGGGACGGAGATGTGCCTGTACGAGCTGTCGGTGGACGAGGCGTACCGCAGGCGGGGCATCGGGCGGGCGCTGACCGAGGCACTGCTCGAGGTCGCGCGGGAGCGGGGCTGCTACGACATGTGGGTCGGCGTGGACACCGGCAACGATCCGGCGCTGGCGACCTACCGTGCGGCGGGGGCGAAGCGCGACGGGATCTTCACGATGCTGACATGGGAGCTGCACACCGGCTGA
- a CDS encoding alpha/beta fold hydrolase yields the protein MQIRLPRPRGRWLAGVAAFAVLGGAGTWTAVADDSAPAVHREDRVQEMPGAKIDTSYFTTGGKDRRPAVLLGHGFGGSKDDVRAQAEKLARDGYAVLTWSARGFGESTGRIGLNDPDVEGKDVSRLMDWLAKRPEVQLDADGDPRVGVTGVSYGGAAALLAAGHDKRVDAIAPQITYWNLADALFPDDVFKKLWAGIFFSTGSMAATGSPDSADAPAPDGAPDGAPDGAPDGGSGGAAGSAGSSTAEDAAGATGAPRAPGPANPGGCGRFEPALCAMYERVAVAGKPDAAARTLLESRSPSAVGDRIKVPALIVQGQSDSLFTLAQSDAMARKISANGAPVSVEWIAGGHDRGDRETDRVEGRISSWFDRYLKQDKGVATGPAFRVSRTGGVDSTDGQALLRGATGDRYTGLHSGARQVALTGRKQTFHNPAGANPPAISAVPGLGGGVSQLSSLGLGLSLDFPGQYARFDSRPLQQSVRITGSPTVRVKVTAENGDAVLFAKVYDVAPDGRRQVLPAQLVAPVRVEGAEQGKEVQLTLPAVDHEVDSGHRLRLVLSATDLGYASPADPGSYTVELLDGAALAVPTAPAVQTQAAGLPWWVWGLPAAGALVAAGLLITARRRVVAPPPDADLAEVPLEITGLTKKYAKSADRYAVRELSFRVEKGQVLGLLGPNGAGKTTTLRMLMGLIRPDDGEIRVFGHAIRPGAPVLSRVGAFVEGAGFLPHLSGRENLELYWRATGRPPGDAHIEEALEIAGLGDALARAVRTYSQGMRQRLAIAQAMLGMPDLLILDEPTNGLDPPQIREMRDVMIRYAAAGRTVIVSSHLLSEVEQSCTHLVVMDRGRLVQAGPVAEITGESDTLLVTTAVELPDPMVEKIAALPGIGSAVRTDDGLLVRLDGATATAMISELVRLDVPLTGVGPHRRLEDAFLTLIGGSA from the coding sequence ATGCAGATCCGACTTCCCCGGCCGCGCGGCCGATGGCTCGCAGGCGTCGCCGCCTTCGCCGTCCTCGGCGGCGCCGGCACCTGGACCGCGGTTGCCGATGACAGCGCACCCGCCGTGCACCGTGAGGACCGGGTGCAGGAGATGCCCGGGGCGAAGATCGACACCTCCTACTTCACGACGGGCGGCAAGGACCGCCGGCCCGCCGTGCTGCTCGGGCACGGCTTCGGCGGGAGCAAGGACGACGTACGCGCCCAGGCCGAGAAGCTGGCCCGCGACGGATACGCGGTGCTGACGTGGTCCGCCCGCGGCTTCGGAGAGTCCACCGGCCGGATCGGGCTCAACGACCCGGACGTCGAGGGCAAGGACGTCTCGCGGCTGATGGACTGGCTGGCGAAGCGGCCCGAGGTGCAACTCGACGCGGACGGCGACCCGCGCGTCGGTGTCACCGGTGTCTCGTACGGCGGGGCGGCCGCCCTCCTCGCGGCCGGACACGACAAGCGGGTCGACGCGATCGCGCCCCAGATCACCTACTGGAACCTGGCCGACGCCCTCTTCCCGGACGACGTCTTCAAGAAGCTCTGGGCCGGGATCTTCTTCTCGACGGGCTCGATGGCGGCGACCGGCTCGCCGGACTCGGCCGACGCGCCCGCGCCGGACGGCGCACCGGACGGCGCACCGGACGGCGCACCGGACGGCGGATCTGGCGGAGCGGCTGGTTCGGCCGGATCGTCGACGGCCGAGGACGCGGCCGGGGCCACCGGGGCGCCCCGGGCTCCCGGCCCCGCCAACCCGGGCGGATGCGGGCGCTTCGAGCCCGCGTTGTGTGCCATGTACGAGCGCGTCGCCGTCGCCGGAAAGCCCGACGCCGCCGCCCGTACCCTCCTGGAAAGCCGCAGCCCCTCCGCGGTCGGCGACCGCATCAAGGTCCCCGCCCTCATCGTGCAGGGCCAGTCCGACTCGCTCTTCACGCTCGCACAGTCCGACGCCATGGCCAGGAAGATCAGTGCCAACGGCGCGCCCGTCTCGGTCGAGTGGATCGCCGGCGGCCACGACCGCGGGGACCGGGAGACCGACCGTGTCGAGGGCCGGATCAGCTCCTGGTTCGACCGGTATCTCAAGCAGGACAAGGGTGTGGCCACCGGACCCGCCTTCCGTGTCAGCCGGACCGGAGGCGTCGACTCCACCGACGGCCAGGCTCTGCTGCGCGGCGCGACCGGTGACCGCTACACCGGTCTGCACAGCGGCGCGCGGCAGGTCGCGCTCACCGGCCGCAAGCAGACCTTCCACAACCCCGCCGGCGCCAACCCGCCCGCCATCTCCGCGGTCCCGGGTCTCGGCGGAGGCGTCTCCCAGCTCTCCTCGCTCGGCCTCGGCCTCTCCCTCGACTTCCCCGGGCAGTACGCCCGCTTCGACTCCCGGCCCCTCCAGCAGTCCGTGCGGATCACCGGCTCGCCGACCGTCCGCGTCAAGGTCACCGCCGAAAACGGGGACGCCGTCCTCTTCGCGAAGGTGTACGACGTCGCGCCCGACGGCCGCCGGCAGGTGCTGCCGGCCCAGCTCGTCGCACCGGTCCGCGTCGAGGGCGCCGAGCAGGGCAAGGAGGTCCAGCTGACCCTGCCCGCCGTGGACCACGAGGTGGACTCCGGGCACCGGCTGCGGCTGGTCCTGTCCGCGACCGACCTCGGTTACGCGTCTCCGGCCGACCCTGGCTCGTACACCGTCGAACTTCTCGACGGCGCCGCGCTGGCCGTACCCACCGCACCCGCCGTGCAGACCCAGGCGGCCGGGCTGCCCTGGTGGGTCTGGGGTCTCCCGGCCGCGGGAGCCCTGGTGGCGGCCGGGCTGCTGATCACCGCCCGCCGCCGCGTCGTTGCCCCGCCCCCCGACGCCGACCTCGCGGAAGTGCCTCTGGAGATCACCGGGCTGACCAAGAAGTACGCCAAGTCCGCCGACCGGTACGCCGTACGGGAGCTGTCCTTCCGTGTCGAGAAGGGCCAGGTGCTCGGCCTCCTCGGCCCCAATGGCGCGGGCAAGACCACCACCTTGCGCATGCTGATGGGGCTCATCCGCCCCGACGACGGCGAGATCCGTGTCTTCGGTCATGCCATCAGGCCCGGAGCGCCCGTCCTCTCCCGGGTCGGCGCGTTCGTCGAGGGCGCGGGCTTCCTGCCGCATCTGTCAGGACGCGAGAACCTGGAGCTGTACTGGCGGGCAACCGGCCGGCCCCCTGGCGACGCGCATATCGAGGAGGCTCTGGAGATCGCCGGCCTCGGCGACGCCCTCGCCCGCGCCGTACGCACGTACTCGCAGGGCATGCGCCAGCGGCTTGCCATCGCCCAGGCCATGCTCGGCATGCCGGATCTGCTCATCCTCGACGAGCCGACGAACGGACTCGACCCGCCCCAGATCCGCGAGATGCGAGACGTGATGATCCGGTACGCGGCCGCAGGCCGGACCGTCATCGTCTCCAGTCACCTCCTGTCGGAGGTCGAACAGTCCTGCACCCATCTGGTGGTCATGGACCGCGGACGGCTGGTGCAGGCAGGACCGGTCGCGGAGATCACCGGCGAGAGCGACACCCTGCTCGTCACCACCGCTGTCGAACTGCCGGATCCGATGGTCGAGAAGATCGCCGCGCTGCCGGGCATCGGCTCCGCGGTCCGCACGGACGACGGTCTGCTCGTACGTCTCGACGGGGCCACCGCCACCGCGATGATCTCCGAACTCGTCCGCCTGGACGTGCCGCTGACGGGCGTCGGTCCGCACCGCCGCCTCGAGGACGCGTTCCTCACCCTGATCGGAGGATCCGCATGA